From Etheostoma cragini isolate CJK2018 chromosome 10, CSU_Ecrag_1.0, whole genome shotgun sequence, the proteins below share one genomic window:
- the LOC117952252 gene encoding protocadherin beta-1-like, protein MGYIIGCYTFLRKYSDRTMKGQALLFIGLLSLGSVMGQASYTIPEEMAKGSLVGNIAQDLGLDTKRLASGKARLYTRDNDEYIKLNRERGVLLVKERIDREVLCRQTTPCALHFQIILENPMEFYSVTVGIIDINDNVPTFEETEIKFKISESTITGAKFVLERAVDLDVGINGVHSYELRPTDNFALKLQHNAEGNKNVEMVLKTPLDREKTEQISLVLTAVDGGEPQMSGTMLIVITVLDANDNAPVFTQPTHKATVYENSPKGTIVATVTASDADQGSNGKITYSITNTLENVRKVFKINRETGEVTLIGNIDFEDSQHFELNVRASDNGGLTDSSKLIVDLQDVNDNKPEINIMSKSNVISEDAKHNTVVTMINIEDKDSEENGIVQCFINENVPFVLKSSTNNFYSLLTDSDLDRDISSEYNITVTCSDEGVPSLSSSVTLT, encoded by the coding sequence ATGGGATATATAATCGGATGTTACACGTTTCTGAGAAAATACTCGGATAGAACAATGAAAGGACAAGCGCTGTTGTTCATTGGTCTCCTTTCGCTCGGCTCGGTAATGGGGCAGGCCAGCTACACAATACCGGAGGAAATGGCGAAAGGTTCTTTAGTCGGTAATATAGCACAAGATTTAGGTTTAGATACCAAACGTTTGGCTTCTGGCAAAGCTCGACTCTATACCCGAGACAACGACGAGTACATCAAgctgaacagagagagaggagtccTTCTTGTTAAAGAGAGAATCGACAGAGAGGTGCTCTGCAGACAAACGACGCCTTGTgctttacattttcagattattttggAGAATCCTATGGAATTTTACAGTGTAACAGTCGGGATCATAGATATCAATGATAATGTCCCAACATTTGAAGAAACggaaataaaattcaaaataagtGAGTCAACGATAACCGGGGCAAAATTTGTGCTGGAAAGGGCTGTGGATCTTGATGTTGGAATTAATGGTGTTCATAGTTACGAATTAAGGCCAACCGATAATTTTGCTTTAAAACTGCAGCATAACGCTGAAGGAAATAAAAACGTTGAGATGGTGCTTAAGACGCCtttagacagagagaaaactgAACAGATATCTCTTGTGTTAACGGCTGTAGATGGAGGAGAGCCGCAGATGTCAGGAACAATGCTGATTGTCATTACAGTTTTAGACGCTAACGATAACGCCCCCGTTTTTACACAGCCAACACACAAGGCCACAGTTTATGAAAATTCACCTAAAGGCACAATTGTTGCCACTGTAACAGCCTCCGATGCAGATCAGGGCTCCAACGGTAAAATAACGTATTCAATCACAAATACGTTAGAAAATGTAAGgaaagtatttaaaataaacagggAAACTGGCGAGGTTACTTTAATTGGAAATATTGACTTTGAAGACTcgcaacattttgaattaaatgtgCGTGCTAGTGACAACGGAGGACTTACAGACTCTAGTAAATTGATTGTTGATTTACAAGATGTAAACGACAACAAGCCTGAAATAAACATAATGTCGAAGTCAAATGTGATATCAGAGGATGCCAAACACAATACTGTTGTTACAATGATAAATATTGAGGACAAGGACTCAGAAGAAAACGGAATAGTGCAATGTTTTATTAACGAAAATGTACCATTCGTTTTAAAATCATCAACCAATAATTTCTATAGTTTGTTGACAGACAGTGATTTAGACAGAGATATATCCTCTGAGTATAATATAACTGTGACCTGCTCTGATGAGGGAGTGCCCTCCCTCTCCAGCAGCGTCACTCTCACC
- the LOC117951274 gene encoding protocadherin beta-1-like, whose protein sequence is MKRTMARQVLLFISMFSLGSVLGQVSYSIPEEMAKGSVVGNIARDLGLDVKRLKSGKARIFTGDSAEYIELNRERGVLLVKERIDRESLCRQTTPCALHLQIILENPMELFPITVEITDINDNSPSFKNDEKRFEISESAVTGSKFVLERAVDADIGVNGLKNYSLKPTDNFMLKIQTHADVIRKVEMVLHKPLDREREEQISLLLTAVDGGDPQMSGTVKIYLTVLDVNDNAPVFMQSVYKAAIAENSQKGTTVTTVGASDADKGTNGEVSYSVSSTMDSVSDIFTINENGEVILVGEVDFEKAKYYQIDIEAQDSGGLSDSSKIIVDVIDINDNNPIISILSKSDSIPEDSSQNTVIIMFSVLDPDSSNNGQVNCRINGHIPFTITTSSNDFYSLVTDSELDREKASEYNITVTCSDEGVPSLSSSVTLT, encoded by the coding sequence CTTGGATCAGTTCTCGGTCAAGTCAGCTATTCTATTCCAGAAGAAATGGCAAAGGGCTCTGTGGTGGGAAACATAGCACGGGATTTAGGATTGGATGTGAAAAGACTAAAGTCAGGCAAAGCCCGTATATTTACGGGCGACAGTGCAGAATACATTGAGCTGAATAGAGAGCGGGGAGTCCTCCTAGTGAAAGAGAGAATCGACAGAGAGTCGCTCTGCAGACAGACGACGCCGTGTGCTTTACATTTGCAGATTATTCTAGAAAATCCAATGGAGCTTTTTCCGATAACAGTAGAGATTACCGACATCAACGACAACAGTCCCAGTTTTAAAAATGACGAGAAACGTTTTGAAATTAGCGAATCAGCAGTTACTGGATCTAAATTTGTGTTAGAAAGGGCCGTTGATGCAGACATTGGCGTGAATGGCCTGAAAAATTATAGCTTGAAACCTACAGATAATTTTATGCTTAAAATACAAACTCATGCAGATGTAATTAGAAAGGTCGAAATGGTTTTACACAAGCCGTTAGatcgagagagagaggaacaaaTATCGCTGTTGTTAACAGCTGTAGATGGAGGAGATCCTCAGATGTCTGGTACAGTAAAGATTTATTTGACAGTGCTCGATGTAAACGACAATGCTCCTGTTTTCATGCAGTCGGTTTACAAGGCAGCCATCGCCGAAAATTCTCAGAAAGGAACAACTGTGACAACAGTGGGTGCTTCGGATGCAGATAAAGGAACAAACGGGGAGGTTTCTTATTCAGTGTCGTCAACCATGGATAGTGTGTCTgatatatttacaataaatgaaaaCGGTGAAGTAATATTAGTTGGTGAAGTTGACTTTGAAAAAGCCAAGTATTACCAAATTGATATCGAAGCGCAAGACAGCGGTGGTCTTTCTGACTCCAGTAAAATTATTGTTGATGTTATtgatattaatgataataatccCATAATCAGTATACTTTCCAAATCTGACTCAATCCCAGAAGACTCTTCCCAAAATACAGTTATAATTATGTTTAGTGTTCTTGACCCAGATTCAAGTAACAATGGTCAAGTAAACTGCAGAATAAATGGCCACATACCATTTACTATTACCACATCTTCTAATGATTTCTATAGTTTAGTGACAGACAGTGAATTGGACAGAGAGAAAGCGTCTGAGTATAATATAACTGTGACCTGCTCTGATGAGGGAGTGCCCTCCCTCTCCAGCAGCGTCACTCTCACC